GCTCCCGTAGTAGCACGAACCTACGAAGTGGGAATGCGAGGGAAATTCGGCGAGGCGGGAATGCAGTGGAACCTATCGTTTTATCGAATCGATGTGACCAATGATATTTTGTTCTTAACGGTTCCAGGACCAACCGCCGCGCGCGGATTCTTTCAGAACATAGCAGCAGATCGCCGGGACGGAGTAGAAGTGGGTATTCGAGGCAGTTGGCAAAAGCTTCACTACTATGCCAACTGGAGCTTTTGTGAGGCTACCTACCAGACTACGGCTACCCTCATGACCAACCAAGGTCCCGAGACGATCCACCCGGGGGATCGTATTCCTAGTATCCCCCAGCAGCTCGCAAAAGTTGGCGTCGAGTACGAGCTTTTGCCCGGATGGCTCCTGGGAGCCGACCTTCAATATGTTTCAACATCCTTTTTACGCTCTGACGATGCCAATCGCTTCCCTACCCTTCCGGAGTATGTGATCCTCAACGTCCAGTCTCGCTATCGGATAAGCCCAAACGTAGAAGTTTTTGCGCTCGCTACCAATGTGCTGAACGAGCGGTTTTTTACCACCGGGATGATGCTTCCTAACTTTTTTACCGGAACTCCCGGAGGGGGTACGGCCGAGCGTTTCCTAGCCCCGGGAGCCCCGATCGGGGGTTGGGCCGGTTTACGGATCCACTTTTAGCGCAAAGTGTCGAGCTGGGATAGCTCTTGGCCGGTTGTCAAATCCATGGGTTTCCAGCGGGCGAACCACCACAAGCGCGTCGGCAACTCTGAGACAGACGCCGCCTCTTGGCTGGCACGGCCTTGCTTATCTAGTTAGACGTTCGCCAAAGCTAAAACCTTGGCTCCTGTCCCCCACCCGGGGCCCTTACGCTTCGCCCGGCTTACTCTTTGGAAGCTTTGCCCACATACTCCCGTTTCCTTGTGTCGACCCGGATTTTCTCCCCCGTTCGGATAAAAGGAGGAACCATAATATCGAGCCCTCCTTGTAACCGAGCGGGCTTCCAGGTGGCATCCGAAGCTCCACGAATCGGTGGGGCGGTTTCCTCAACGGTTAAGACCATGGTGTCAGGAACCTGGATTTCTAGGAGTCGGCCTTCCATAAAAAGGGCGTCGTAAACTTGATCCTCCAAAATGAATGGTCGGCGATCCCCGATCTGGCCCTCGTCGAGTGTCCACTCGTCGTAGGTTTCAACATCGAGGAACACGTACCGATCTGCCTGCTTGTACGAAAATTGAAGTTTCCGGGTTTCTAGATAGGGGATTGAGAAAGACTCGCTCACGGCTGAGGCACGCTCCACTAGCCGGCCGGTTTTGAGGTTTCGCAGGGTCAAATGGATTTTAGGCCGAGTTTGGGCAGTGCCCACCGACTGTAGGTTCTCGACCGTGTGCGGAACCCCATCAAGCAAGATCACCATTCCTTTCTTTAACTGGGAGGCCAGTACTGTCTGCATAGATCTTGGTAAACAATCGAAAAAATCTAACGCTTTCTTCTTTCTTGGGGAAGTCCCAAAACGGGCCTCAGTATTCCTTTTTCCCCAACCTGCCGAGAGCCACTCGATCCGGTGCGGGTTTGGCTTTCAGAATTATGCGGCACTCTCTCGAAAAGACTGCCTCTTCTGCTTCTTGCGTTTGCACCCTTCTTGATACCGGACTTCGAAAGTCGGCACCGATCGCCGAGGCGGCCCGGAAGGGTCTGATGGTTCTGTGCGTCCAGGTCGGGTTGGCCGTGCTGCAGGCGACCATGGAGAACGAAGTCACCGGGCTTGTGGGGCCCAAGGGCAAACACCGAGCCCACCGGCAGGCGTGCCGCCACGGCTATGAGCCCGGCTGGGCGGTCATGGCGGGGTGCAAGGTGCGCCTGGAGCGTCCTCGGGTGCGCCGCAAGGGCGGCGGAGAGATCCGCCTGGAGAGCTACGCTTGGGCCCAGCAAGAAGACAGCCTCAACGAAGCGGTGCTAGCCCGCCTGCTGCACGGGGTGGCGACCCGGTCCTATGCGGCGACGCTGGAGGACGTGGGGGAGGTCGAGTCCTTCGGCACCTCCAAGAGCCGGGTGGGGGCGCGGTTCATCCGGCAGATGGATGCCAAGTTGCGGGAGCACCTGAGCCGCCGGCTCGACGACCTGACCGTCGTGGCCCTGGCGGTCGACGGCGCACGCATCGACGAGTGGACCATCGTGGTGGTATTGGGTGTGGACACGGAAGGGCGCAAGCACGTCCTGGGCCTTCGGGAAGGGGCCATGGAAAACGAGGCGGTCTCCCGCAGCGTGCTGGAGGACGTGGTGGAACGGGGCTTACGTTACGAGCAAGGCCTGCTGGTCGTCATCGACGGGGTCAAGACCCTGCGTGCGGCGGTCCGGGCGGCCTTCGACAAGCACGGCGTCGTCCAGCGGTGCACGGTGCGTAAGAAGCGGAACGTCCTCGACCACCTGCTGGAGTCGGAGAAGCGCTGGGTGGGGCGCAAGCTGACCCAGGCCTACCGAGAGCCCGACTACGCCGAAGCTAAGGCAGCGCTGGAGCGCCTAGCCGAGCAGCCGGAGGTGCAGCACCCGGGGGCCGCGGTGAGCCTGCGGGAGGGGCTCGAGGAGACCCTGACGTTGCATCGGCTCGGCATCCTGGGGCTTTTGCACACAAGCCCGAGCTCCACCAACTTGGTGGAGTCGGCGCTGTCGTTCTTCGAACCCAAGGGGCATCGGGTCAAGCGCTGGCGGTCCGGAC
This Candidatus Methylacidithermus pantelleriae DNA region includes the following protein-coding sequences:
- a CDS encoding IS256 family transposase, producing MRHSLEKTASSASCVCTLLDTGLRKSAPIAEAARKGLMVLCVQVGLAVLQATMENEVTGLVGPKGKHRAHRQACRHGYEPGWAVMAGCKVRLERPRVRRKGGGEIRLESYAWAQQEDSLNEAVLARLLHGVATRSYAATLEDVGEVESFGTSKSRVGARFIRQMDAKLREHLSRRLDDLTVVALAVDGARIDEWTIVVVLGVDTEGRKHVLGLREGAMENEAVSRSVLEDVVERGLRYEQGLLVVIDGVKTLRAAVRAAFDKHGVVQRCTVRKKRNVLDHLLESEKRWVGRKLTQAYREPDYAEAKAALERLAEQPEVQHPGAAVSLREGLEETLTLHRLGILGLLHTSPSSTNLVESALSFFEPKGHRVKRWRSGQQAERWVGMALLYAESHFRRLGGYRLIPMLQGAPCRDLGLEKTKPQPALAAG
- a CDS encoding elongation factor P, which produces MQTVLASQLKKGMVILLDGVPHTVENLQSVGTAQTRPKIHLTLRNLKTGRLVERASAVSESFSIPYLETRKLQFSYKQADRYVFLDVETYDEWTLDEGQIGDRRPFILEDQVYDALFMEGRLLEIQVPDTMVLTVEETAPPIRGASDATWKPARLQGGLDIMVPPFIRTGEKIRVDTRKREYVGKASKE